In Elusimicrobium sp. An273, a genomic segment contains:
- a CDS encoding EAL domain-containing protein, which produces MQRISFRLFIFLFMAAAAVIVAGVLLYWQQVSGILERDVKSHVAAASEEAASDFNRLIQNDQQVLESIAITVEDTYPWADTVNLTEFLRRQTQHNYFKLLGVITEGGDVFLSSERSFSPVFITDVLARTLEEGNYLSVRQADPADGKDVLVQAVLLKKQGRPVGALFALQEPGRYRPLLALSAMGNKGYSLVIERNGEPVLGYRSPRFSNAFEELSGVEFDGEMTPAALRQAVREGKHFMVGFRGPNGHRFLHFIPLQVNDWYMVSALPTTYVEQQARQLTYLSLILFLSIFVIFCALIFYTLHMRAYSNRQLFATAFVDQLTGADNFNRMCEQFPEKLAGLNGKAALVIFDINKFKVINDLHGYERGNQVLQRVARVLRENISPEECFCRSTADNFILLLKYTDRKSFRSRIHALATQLRRDCTVEDSCLMIDVAFGVYEVTEDIPFYIMLDRAHLALENAKKMSFDKCQFYDEADRKRIVAEKQIENTMEAALDHGDFSVFLQPKCDFATGQMRGAEALVRWNQAEQGLVKPDDFIPIFEKNGFILRLDMFILEEVARLLAAWKVKGLNRVPVAVNFSRLHLNDTRYIPQMLRVVDKYDVPHEMIEVELTESVIFNNLERAQNVINRLHRLGFSVAMDDFGSGYSSLNVLKSLQFDSIKLDKEFLSGFENNPHAHQVIEGAVAMIKSLGIQVVAEGVETSEQADFLRHTGCDLAQGYFFSRPLPAAQFETLLSKTTSAQ; this is translated from the coding sequence GTGCAGCGCATTTCATTTCGCTTATTTATCTTTTTGTTTATGGCCGCGGCGGCGGTGATTGTCGCCGGGGTGCTGCTATATTGGCAGCAGGTAAGCGGAATTTTGGAGCGGGACGTCAAATCCCACGTGGCGGCCGCCAGCGAAGAAGCCGCTTCCGACTTTAACCGCCTCATTCAAAACGACCAGCAAGTGCTGGAATCCATTGCCATTACGGTGGAAGATACGTATCCGTGGGCGGATACCGTTAATTTAACCGAATTTCTGCGCCGGCAGACGCAGCATAATTATTTTAAGTTGCTGGGCGTGATTACGGAGGGGGGAGACGTCTTTTTGTCTTCCGAACGATCTTTCAGCCCCGTTTTTATTACAGACGTATTGGCCCGCACGTTGGAGGAAGGGAATTACCTTTCCGTGCGCCAAGCCGATCCGGCCGACGGGAAAGATGTGCTGGTGCAGGCCGTATTGCTTAAAAAACAAGGCCGCCCGGTGGGGGCGTTGTTTGCCCTGCAGGAGCCGGGTCGATACCGGCCGCTGCTGGCGCTTTCGGCCATGGGCAACAAAGGCTATTCTCTGGTAATTGAGCGAAACGGAGAGCCGGTGCTGGGATACAGATCGCCTCGGTTTTCCAATGCGTTTGAGGAACTCTCCGGCGTGGAGTTTGACGGGGAAATGACCCCCGCCGCCTTGCGCCAAGCCGTGCGGGAAGGAAAACACTTTATGGTGGGGTTCCGCGGGCCCAACGGACACCGGTTTTTGCATTTTATTCCGCTTCAGGTAAATGATTGGTATATGGTTTCCGCCCTGCCCACCACGTATGTGGAACAGCAGGCGCGGCAGCTGACGTACTTGTCTTTAATTTTATTTCTTTCCATTTTCGTCATTTTCTGCGCGCTTATTTTTTACACCCTGCATATGCGGGCCTACAGCAACCGCCAGCTGTTTGCCACGGCCTTTGTAGACCAGCTGACGGGGGCGGATAACTTTAACCGCATGTGCGAACAATTCCCGGAAAAACTGGCCGGCTTAAACGGCAAAGCGGCCCTTGTGATTTTTGACATCAATAAATTTAAGGTCATCAACGATTTGCACGGATACGAACGGGGCAACCAAGTGCTCCAGCGGGTGGCGCGCGTGCTGCGCGAAAATATCAGCCCGGAAGAATGTTTCTGCCGCTCCACGGCGGATAACTTTATTCTGCTGTTAAAATATACCGACCGCAAATCTTTCCGCTCGCGTATTCATGCGCTGGCCACCCAGCTGCGGCGGGACTGCACGGTGGAAGATTCCTGCCTGATGATTGACGTGGCCTTTGGCGTGTATGAAGTAACGGAAGATATTCCTTTCTATATTATGTTAGACCGCGCCCACCTGGCGCTGGAAAACGCCAAAAAGATGTCGTTTGACAAATGCCAGTTCTACGACGAGGCTGACCGCAAACGGATCGTGGCGGAAAAACAAATTGAAAACACGATGGAAGCCGCCTTGGATCACGGCGATTTCTCCGTATTTCTGCAGCCCAAGTGCGATTTTGCCACCGGCCAAATGCGCGGGGCGGAAGCGCTGGTGCGCTGGAACCAGGCCGAGCAGGGGCTCGTAAAGCCGGATGATTTTATTCCCATTTTTGAGAAGAACGGATTTATTCTGCGGCTGGACATGTTTATCTTGGAAGAAGTGGCCCGGCTGTTGGCGGCGTGGAAGGTAAAAGGCCTGAACCGGGTGCCGGTGGCGGTCAATTTTTCGCGCCTGCATTTAAACGATACGCGCTACATTCCGCAGATGTTGCGCGTGGTGGACAAATACGACGTGCCGCACGAAATGATTGAAGTGGAGCTGACCGAAAGCGTGATTTTTAACAACTTGGAACGGGCGCAGAACGTGATAAACCGGCTGCACCGGCTGGGCTTTTCGGTGGCGATGGATGATTTCGGCTCCGGCTATTCTTCGCTTAACGTACTGAAAAGCCTGCAGTTTGACAGCATCAAGCTGGATAAGGAATTTTTGAGCGGATTTGAAAATAATCCCCATGCCCACCAGGTCATTGAAGGAGCGGTGGCGATGATTAAATCGCTGGGCATCCAAGTAGTGGCCGAAGGCGTGGAAACCAGCGAACAGGCCGATTTCCTGCGCCATACCGGGTGCGATTTGGCGCAGGGGTATTTCTTCTCTCGCCCGCTGCCGGCGGCCCAGTTTGAAACGCTCCTTTCCAAAACGACTTCCGCCCAATAA
- a CDS encoding glycosyltransferase family 2 protein produces the protein MKTALLVPVYNEQEVLPLFRQKVQEVAAQLPQEKFEYIFVNDGSLDGTAELLKEWARQDPAVKVISFSRNFGKEAALTAGLSQAAEADAVIILDADLQDPPELIIPFLQKYKEGFDVVYGQRCDRSQDSFLKRFTAGCFYKCYNAISTRPLPANAGDCRLLSRRAVRAVLALPERERFMKGLFNWVGFPTAAVPFKRQARPAGQTKWNYWRLWNFALEGLTASSTVPLRLWTYFGFAVSGFAFLYALWVAFQKIVYGNPVSGYASLMVAILFFSGVQLISLGVIGEYLGRIFIEVKQRPLYIIDEKINCD, from the coding sequence ATGAAAACAGCGTTGCTCGTCCCCGTATACAACGAACAGGAAGTACTGCCCCTTTTCCGGCAAAAAGTGCAGGAAGTGGCCGCACAGCTGCCGCAGGAGAAGTTTGAATATATTTTTGTAAATGACGGCAGCCTGGACGGGACGGCCGAATTGCTTAAAGAGTGGGCCCGGCAAGACCCGGCCGTAAAAGTGATTTCATTCTCACGCAATTTTGGCAAAGAAGCCGCGCTGACGGCCGGCCTTTCGCAGGCCGCAGAGGCGGACGCCGTGATTATTTTGGACGCCGATTTGCAAGACCCGCCGGAATTAATTATCCCGTTTTTACAGAAATACAAAGAAGGGTTTGACGTCGTATACGGCCAACGCTGCGACAGAAGCCAAGACTCGTTTTTAAAACGCTTTACCGCCGGGTGCTTTTATAAATGCTACAACGCCATTTCCACGCGGCCGCTGCCCGCCAACGCCGGGGACTGCCGCTTATTAAGCCGCCGCGCCGTCCGGGCGGTGCTTGCGTTGCCGGAGCGGGAGCGGTTTATGAAAGGCCTTTTTAATTGGGTCGGCTTTCCTACGGCGGCCGTTCCGTTTAAGCGCCAAGCGCGCCCGGCCGGACAAACCAAGTGGAATTACTGGCGGCTGTGGAATTTTGCGTTGGAAGGCTTGACCGCTTCCAGCACGGTGCCGCTTCGGCTGTGGACGTATTTCGGCTTTGCCGTTTCCGGATTTGCCTTTTTGTATGCGCTGTGGGTAGCGTTTCAAAAAATCGTATACGGAAACCCCGTCAGCGGGTATGCTTCGCTGATGGTGGCCATTTTGTTCTTCAGCGGCGTACAGCTTATTTCGCTGGGCGTCATCGGCGAGTATTTGGGCCGCATTTTTATAGAAGTAAAACAGCGCCCGCTTTATATAATAGACGAAAAAATAAACTGCGATTAA
- a CDS encoding phosphopentomutase — MTRKGRAVILMMDSFGIGGAEDAAKFGDAGADTLGHIAAARGGLNVPNLAALGLFKAAEASTGKAPAAGAQTKASVSLPSKYGFMREISHGKDTSSGHWEMAGSPVQFEWGYFKPDYPSFPPELIEKICAEAGLPGILGDKAASGTAIIEELGEEHIKTGKPICYTSADSVFQIAAHEKHFGLERLYKVCEIAFKHVAPYNIARVIARPFEGEKKGEFKRTKNRHDYSVKPPMITVLDEIKNAGGEVISVGKISDIFAKQGITQAVKASGLEELWDVTLAQAKAAPDFSLVFTNFVDFDMTWGHRRDVEGYAKGLEYFDTRLPELAAQMQPGDVAFITADHGCDPTYKGTDHTREHVPVILFGPGIKPQFIGGRDTYADLGQTLADYFKLPPLRFGKSFLND; from the coding sequence ATGACCCGTAAAGGAAGAGCTGTAATTTTGATGATGGATTCGTTTGGAATCGGAGGCGCCGAAGACGCCGCCAAATTTGGCGACGCCGGGGCCGACACACTGGGACACATCGCCGCCGCGCGCGGCGGGCTGAACGTGCCGAATTTGGCGGCACTGGGCCTGTTTAAAGCGGCCGAAGCTTCCACAGGCAAAGCTCCCGCGGCGGGTGCGCAAACCAAAGCGTCCGTTTCGCTCCCTTCCAAATACGGTTTTATGCGCGAAATCAGCCACGGCAAAGACACTTCTTCCGGCCATTGGGAAATGGCGGGCTCTCCGGTGCAGTTTGAGTGGGGCTATTTTAAGCCGGACTATCCGTCCTTCCCGCCGGAACTGATTGAAAAAATCTGCGCCGAAGCCGGCCTGCCCGGCATCCTGGGCGACAAAGCTGCCTCCGGCACCGCCATTATTGAAGAACTGGGCGAGGAACATATTAAAACCGGCAAACCCATTTGCTACACATCGGCGGACAGCGTCTTCCAAATTGCCGCGCACGAAAAGCATTTCGGCTTGGAGCGGCTGTATAAGGTGTGCGAGATCGCCTTTAAACACGTGGCGCCCTATAACATCGCCCGCGTGATTGCCCGCCCGTTTGAAGGCGAAAAGAAAGGCGAATTTAAACGCACCAAAAACCGCCACGACTATTCCGTCAAACCGCCGATGATTACCGTATTGGACGAAATTAAAAACGCGGGCGGAGAAGTGATTTCCGTCGGGAAAATATCCGATATTTTCGCCAAGCAGGGCATTACCCAAGCGGTAAAAGCCTCCGGCCTGGAAGAACTGTGGGACGTTACCCTCGCGCAAGCCAAAGCGGCGCCGGATTTCAGCCTCGTGTTTACGAACTTTGTGGATTTTGATATGACGTGGGGCCACCGCCGCGACGTGGAAGGCTACGCCAAAGGCTTGGAATACTTTGACACCCGCCTGCCCGAATTGGCCGCACAAATGCAGCCGGGGGATGTGGCGTTTATCACGGCCGACCACGGCTGCGACCCTACCTACAAAGGCACCGACCACACCCGCGAGCACGTGCCGGTCATTTTGTTCGGGCCGGGCATTAAGCCGCAGTTTATCGGCGGGCGCGACACCTATGCCGACTTGGGGCAAACCCTGGCGGATTATTTCAAACTGCCGCCGCTTCGGTTTGGCAAAAGTTTTTTAAACGACTAA
- a CDS encoding FAD-binding protein encodes MFDVIIIGLGPAGSTLARLLSGKQKVLCLDKKTDASDSFSKPCGGLLAPDAQKALARFDLTLPKSVLVDPQLFSVRTIDLASGLCRHYPRFYINMNRHRFDRWLISLIPNSVSVQAGAQVVRAVRETDGSFSVTFRQNGSLHTARGRRLVGADGADSFVRRTFFPRHAIRSYTAVQQWFADTHKSPFYSCIFDPAETDCYAWSVSKDGYFIFGGAYPVQNSRARFERQKKKLERLGLQFGNPLKTEACRVLRPAGWKEFCLGGNGVFLIGEAAGFISPSSLEGISSAFESARRLADSFEQTPGRTEHRRYARNTLRLRLKLWSKLFKCPFMYRPLLRKWVMKSGLQSISVLRS; translated from the coding sequence ATGTTTGACGTTATTATTATCGGGCTGGGCCCGGCGGGCAGTACGTTGGCCCGGCTCCTTTCCGGCAAGCAAAAAGTGCTTTGTTTGGATAAAAAAACAGACGCTTCGGACAGTTTTTCAAAACCCTGCGGCGGCCTGCTGGCGCCGGATGCGCAAAAAGCGTTGGCGCGGTTTGATTTGACGCTTCCCAAATCCGTTTTGGTAGACCCGCAGCTCTTTTCCGTGCGCACGATTGACTTGGCCAGCGGGCTCTGCCGCCACTATCCGCGTTTCTACATCAATATGAACCGCCACCGCTTTGACCGGTGGCTGATTTCGTTAATTCCAAACAGCGTATCCGTGCAAGCGGGCGCGCAAGTGGTGCGCGCCGTGCGGGAAACAGACGGCTCTTTTTCGGTAACGTTTCGGCAAAACGGCAGCCTGCACACGGCCCGCGGGCGGCGCCTGGTGGGGGCGGACGGGGCCGACTCGTTTGTCCGGCGGACGTTTTTTCCCCGCCACGCTATCCGCAGTTACACGGCCGTACAGCAATGGTTTGCGGATACGCACAAAAGTCCTTTTTATTCCTGTATTTTTGACCCGGCGGAAACGGACTGCTATGCGTGGTCGGTTTCCAAGGACGGATATTTTATTTTTGGCGGCGCCTATCCCGTGCAGAACAGCCGGGCGCGCTTTGAGCGGCAAAAAAAGAAATTGGAGCGGCTGGGCCTTCAATTTGGAAACCCGCTTAAAACGGAAGCGTGCCGCGTATTGCGTCCGGCGGGGTGGAAAGAATTTTGCCTGGGTGGAAACGGCGTATTTTTAATCGGCGAGGCCGCCGGCTTTATCAGCCCCAGCAGTTTGGAAGGCATTTCAAGCGCGTTTGAAAGCGCCCGCCGGCTGGCGGATTCTTTTGAGCAAACGCCCGGCCGGACGGAACACCGCCGCTACGCGCGCAACACGTTGCGCCTGCGGCTAAAATTGTGGAGTAAGCTGTTTAAATGCCCGTTTATGTACCGGCCGTTGTTGCGCAAATGGGTGATGAAAAGCGGGCTGCAAAGTATCTCAGTTCTTCGCTCGTAA